Within Aspergillus oryzae RIB40 DNA, chromosome 2, the genomic segment ACCCTGGATGTCACAGGAGGGACGGACCCCTTTCCCCGGCAACACAAGGTTGATTGATATCCGGGTTGGGAATGTTCCCATCCAACTTTAGTAGTATGTGTACGGATGGAGTATGTGCTCTGAGTATAGCCCTACAGGTACTAGTGCGAGGGATAGTGGACAGAGGCACTCTGTGCAGCACTCTTCTGGAGGACACACAGATCCATGATTTCGAAGCGTTGACTCGCGTCATGGGTAGATTGATCCCTTGCATGTGGGTGATACATCACACATCCCCatctatgtatgtactccgtacatagTACTGGCTACATGTATGCATGGGCGAATACCCGCAGTTTCATCGCTTGGATCAGCCAGTGTATGATGCTTTCGATCTATGGTAAGTGACGGATGGACGAGTCAACACAGCCTTACCGTGGCATCTTCCACTTGGGCGCAGTGGCGAGCTATTACTGGATTTAGATTCATTCCaatttccatttccatttttctCAACgtctccattttctttaGTGGGCAAACTAACATAGCGCCGCCTTTGGTCCATCCGATTGGATTCCTTCCAAATCTTCTAGACGGCTCGGTATTTACTCCACTCAAGTCGATTTGATTTGCCGCTGCTTCCCAAACGGTGGCGCTAGGGATGAGATTCCATGGAACCCGCTCTTTCAAAGGTGGGTACCTTTTTTATGCTGCGATTGGCCTCGTTTTGCTCTTAGGTTCCATCCCATCCAAGTTAGTGCATAAACCGGTGCATGAATCTATACTATGAACGGCTTTAGACGTTCAACCCTAGGCTTCTTCGTTCCTAGACTGACCAGTTTACgctttccttgtttttgaaaaatttttttttattcattgtcattattattaatttttgtttttttgttattCAGTTCTCTATCCAAAATCCACCCGCCTCTCTCAAACTAGGGCGGCGTGGATGGTGTACCATGGAATATATTCAGCTATGATGTACTTACCCGTAGACGATGCAGCTGTTCCCTTTGTTCTAGCTAATGATTGTATTGCTGAATGTCCCCATCCAAGGCTGAGACACAGTCCTGATAGATGTATCGTAATTTCTTTGTTGGTATGTtatacctacctacctactCCATATACAAGTACGTACTCTGGTTAAATCGGAAGGAAGTCACCGGGAAACTAAGGCAATGACGGATTAAAAATGCGGTGTCCAGATGTCGGTGAGGAAAGCCTGAAAGTCAGTCCACGAGACGGTGTAAGGACGGCATTTAGACTGAAGGTCAGAGCTTGAGACTAAAAGTTCTCTCAATCTATACAATGGTCGATTGTTTGTTGCTCTCAATGCGGAAGACCTGCGCAGCAACCAGGTCGAGGACGACTAAGTTACCCGAATTGCCTTCTTGACTATGGTTGTTAGGGCTCCACGGCGCATACTCCATCAGAGCGTCCATGCAGAACCTCAGTTGATCACCGTCTCCCCGCGGCCAATCAGCACGGATAATAAAACATCCCGGTCGTCATAGACACATGGTGCGCCCCACAGTACTTTTTTTGCCCCTTCATTCGGCCGCATTGAATCCATCTATCCATTTTGGGCCCGACGTATGGTACCCGTATGTCTCTCGGTATGCAAACACACACGCGCGCACTTGCTTTAGAGCCATGATAGTCCAACATTCGGCGGTGAAGGTGGGTTGCGAtgcattgtttttgtttttgtcaACATAGAGGGGTAAAATGGGGGAGGagataaagaggaagatctgttgaaggaggaaaatccaaaacaaccaagaaatttttcttctcattccgGCATTCCTGAAAAAGAGCAGCAAGTGCCCCATTGGGTTATTCTAGCCAATAAACGCCACGGTAAAGCACCCGCTTTTCataaattttttttttctttttttttttttttttccctttttgctCCTAGCCTCCAGACCTCCCACcctcaaaaaaaaaaaaaaaaaaaaaaaaaaaaaaaaaaaaaaaaagaaaggtaaggtgaagatccagaaaatTATCCACAACCAAACGGCGATTCCTTCAAAGCTGTGGAATCCTATTcattactattactattatttttTGATCATTTTTCTGGGTCTGCGCATGTCTCTTGCTCCATCAGGTCCCTAACTCTGGCCAACGAACTGCACGGTGATTATCCTATTCTTCCCGTACACCCGGTCGGGAGGTATTCTTCTCACAGCATCATTATCACCgccatccatcatctccctttccacttcctcttcgcccCCCATCGCCATACTTCCCTGTACTTCTTTCATCTCACACTCACacactctcttccttcccccctcatcccctccccctttgTGTTACTAGTGCCtcttattcttattctacaactattattattattattagtatcCTAGTTGTGTTGTTACTATatctttttgtccttttgtGTGTTTAGTTGGGTTGTACTTCTctgctattattattattattattgtttgTCTTATCTAGAACTCCTATCTTCGTCCCGAGTGTATCCTACAACCTTCCTACCAAAAGTTCACTCCTTCACAAACCATGCCTTATAATACTCGTCGAAAGTCACTGTCACTTCCGTCGCTAGGGATTCATCTCCCTAGTGCCTCCCGCCGATCCCCGTCGGCCTCGAAATCGCCACACGCGACCGACGAGCAACTGCCTCCCTCCAAGAAAGTAAAGAGGTCGCACGACTCGTCTTCACTATCTCCAGAGCCTACCTCGGTGTCGATATCGACTACGAAGGAGCAGTTGCCTGTACGTTCGCTTGGTCGGCGCGGGGCGTTTGAACAAACGCCACCCCCATCGCCTATTGATGGAAATGTCGCGCCCAAGATCGATACGGAGGGTATCAACGATGATATTGTGGTCGGCGTGATCGAGcagttggagaagacagGCAATCGTCCGCATTTGGTCAAAGAGCTCGCAGCCGTCCTAGTGACGCTCAATGAGAATGTCGCAAAGTACGTTTGTAGTGCCACCCTCCCCTGTCGTGCGCTTGATGTGAATACTAATCGTTCAATGTGCTACAGCTCCGCCAATCCCGCCGCgctcctttcttctcggtTGAGCACATACATGAAGCGTCCGTGGACAGCGCTCGCACCGTGTCCTCTGGCGAAGGAGCTTATTCCAGTTCACCCTCGCAAAGTGTATTATTATTTGACAACGCTACCTCGCCAACCTCTTCCTGAGAACTCGGACGATATCATTATCCCGGGTGTAGAGGGAAAGAACGTCACTCCCAGCGTGTCCAGCGCTGACctggacgaggaagacgcGTTGGCGCGGGAACGATCGCGCCTCAGCCCAAGCCCCGAGGTGGATCTGTCCCCCCCGGactttgaggaagagaatatTGATCTGGATGCTCGCGATGATAGCGTGGCTAGACAATGTGCGACTGATTTCGACCATCAGCATGCGCGCCTCATGCACTCGAACCGGGCCGCTTCTCCTCCGTTGGAGGGTGACGAGAAGGAATTCACTCAGACTGCCAGTGCTGTTCGCGAGCGGGCCTCAGAGCAAAAAGCAAGCCAGCTCGAAAAGGCCAAAGGACCCTTCTCGGCCCTTTCGGAGGGGCTTAGCGAACTGGATGATGGGGCCATGAGCATCGCTGGAACTCCTGTTGAAGATAGTCCGCTCTCGTCCATTAATGGGGACCGCATGTCCGATAGCCCGGATGAAGACTACTTCTCCCATGGAGGCTTTATGGAACAGCCTTCCCTACAGGAGCAGTtgcaacaacagcaagaCCTCGATGAGGCAGCCGCTGTTGCTCTGTTTGGcacttctccctccccatccctcACGTCCGTGGCCTCTTCACTCTCGTCTGGCACGAGTGTGGCTTCGGACGACGGTCTGGATGTCGAGGCGAACCCCGACAGTGTGGCAAGCGCACCGCAGATCAGTCTTCCCGAAGACCTCATCATCACACCTGTCTCGGCAATGAAACGGTCCATTGACATGCTCAACAGTGGGGTTCCAGATCTTGATATGAAGATGTCGGATCTGGTTGAACAGGACAGTAAGATGTCTCTGGCCCCCAGGACCATGGCAGACACAGATGTTGAGATGGTCTTCGAATCCTGGAGAGACTTGCAAAATCCTGAGAGTGTCGATGTCCATGAGCTCGATGAGATGTTCGGAGAGATCTGAGCTGAGGATGCGACGTAATCTACGCGCATACCGCAATCGATAGACCTGGGGCGCTtggatttgctttttctctaGACTTTCACGCCTGGTTCGGAATTTTGTTCATCTCCACTCTCGCCTCGTTGCTGTTATGCCTTGGCTCTACAACTTTCTGCTCCGACTTACCTATCTTTCTCTTACTCTAATCCTGTACAGCTTCATCTGATAATGCTTCTTCCTGAATTTCGTTTCACCTTTCTTGGCCATTGggccttttttttacctGTACATATATTGTTGCTCTgttctgctttctttttcttgcttgcATGTCTCTCTATCTCTGTTACTTTAATATCCCCTGACTGGTTTGGGTGTACTTGTTTCGTCGTTCTATTGCGGGGGTGGATTGCCATTTTTTACTAGTCGGCGCgatggaaaacaaaagaagaggCCAATGATGTTGCCAACGGCCGGAGAAACGTCTCAAAggattaaaaaaaaggaaaagaaaaggaagggaagcCGGAAATTTATGCCTGATGCCTTGATGTACATTTAGCGCTTGTGGCTCAccatatatattatatatacgATAGTATTCTCTCCATCTCGCCATCAGACAGTAGTAAGTTACTACTCGTAGTGTTGTATAATAAGCACATACCTTCGGGTAGGGCTTGCGCAAAGGAAAATGCATAGAAGGGCCACCTACGTGGTGAATGTCGTCATCGATGGGGTTTGATCTAATCGGGACGCGGTATCGTGAAAACTGACAGGTGATTGGAAGATACCCCTTAGACCAAGTACTCACTCTGCCCCGCCTTTCGCATCAATCaattcctccatcttccatCATACTACGAATTGTCCTGTTCCTCGAGAGATCCCCGTCACCAtgatatttcctttctttactTGGTAAACCAGGTGAAGTGTTGAGTAGTGCGGACAGAGAGGATCGGTTCCTGTACGACAATCATCCTCGATCTCCCattcgtctttttttttttttctatgCACCATGGTCATCTACTGGTCCGAACGCTCGTCTTATAGTCGATTTAAGCCTTGAATTCAAAGCCATTGTCCAACAAAACCGCAGAACGAGAAGACGTTGCCAATCGCGCGAACCACATTGTTATCCAGGCACATTGGACCGCTATCTGCCGTGGTAGTCTTGATCCATTGATCCGGTCCGCGTTGTGGCGACGCTCTCCGCCAAATCTCAAAACTCCGACATGGACGCACCTTCCAATCACCCTCAGCGAGGTGACGACAGCTCGCAGAGTGAAATCCCCCCCCAGCACTCTTTCGATACTCAAAATGAAGTTATGATCGCCTCGAAGCCTCCAGCCTCGCATACTTCGCAACTGTTGAATGTACCTCCCCGGAGCAGCTTACCCGGCAAGAAGCAATATAAGAATGCGAAAGTGGCCATCCCGCGGCAGAGAACGAGTGTCGTTCCTGGTTACAGTCGACGTGTGCCTCTTGCCTGCGAATCCTGTCGGGGGCGGAAGACTAAGTGTAGTGGCGACACGCCGGTTTGCAGACAGTGCAAAGAATTGAGGGTGACTTGTAAGTATCCGGCATCATGGAGGGAACGAACCAAAGGGTATGTTGACTAccaatgtcttcttctcttcggtCATTGACGACTGACTTCGATATTAGGCAATTGGACAGTCTCTCGACAAAGGCCGAAGCGTATGAGAAGCTCTTGAGAGACATTGGGAATATTGTCGATGGCAGGACTGCAGAACAAATTAGAGTCACTCTGGATAAGGTCTGTGCGCTTTGccatgttttctttgtctaCATTCCTGCATCCAACCCTGACACTCATATAGTATTCTGGTTCGGGTGGCGAGCGGGCTTCTACTGGCTCGCAATCCAGCTCAGCTACGCCGCAGGATAAAGACAGCTACCTTGAAGAAATGagctcctcctcttctaTTGGATCCCTAGACGCCATCGACCGCGTGGAAGAGGATGTAAATCGAACTCCGAATTCTCGAGCTACAGGTTACATGGGGAAGAATTCAGAGGTTACCTGGATGCAGAGATTGCGAATGGAGACAGAACAACGCCTCCGGAAAGAACCAGGGCCCTATGAAGCTGAGCCCGAGGGAGAATTCGCCCTACACTCGATGAACTATCATTTGGACGATCTAGATGTCTCGGTTCCTGGCCCTGTGCAGGTGTATTGGATCCCTCCTCGCCCTTTGGCAGACAAGTTATTTGAAGACTACTTGGAAACGGTGCACCCGTTTTATCCTATCATCAGCCGTACACTGTTCCGCGCCCAATACAGAACCTTCTTTGACAGTACTGCTCGGCCTGGCGATAAATGGCTGGCCATCCTTAACTTGATATTCGCGATCTCCGCCAAACATGCTCATTTAACGCAGGCACCGTGGCGTGGCGATGACAACGATCATTTAGTGTATTTGACTCGGGCCAGGATTCTTAGCATGAATGGTGATGCTCTTTTTAGCCATCCCGATCTTCAGCAAGTGCAGGTCGAGGGCTTGGTTGCTTTTTATCTTATGGCATCAGACCAAATCAACCGGTGTGTatctttcctcatccttttcttttcttcccctttcacCGTGCGGGTGATGTGAGGCTTGACTTGAGCGTTCTTCTGATGGTTTGATTAGAGCTTGGAAGATCACCGCGTTGGCTGTTCGTTCGGCAATCTCACTCGGGTTGAATATGAAGAACACAAGCGAAAGCACGCCTGGTATCTCAAAGGAGGCGCGATATAGGGTCTGGTGGTGTGTCTATACTTTTGAACATATGCTTGGGATCATGACGGGCAGAGTTTCTTGCATCACGGATGGGATATGTACAACACCGTTGCCTCTACCGTTCGAGGAAGACCAACTCCGAGAGCCAGCTGCGGCTAAGCTTCTCAACGATCAAGACCTTCGCCAGGAGCTGGTGGAATCGGCTTTGGCAAGCACCCTCGTTCGCCACATGCCCTCAAATCCCACGGGAGGTAAGGAGGCTCGACATACAGACAAACTGCGTGACGCTGCTTGGCTGAAGAGTCAACCCGCCAGTAAGACGCTTATATTTCTGTATTATGTGGACCTGGCAGTTGTCGCTCAGGAAATCGTCAACCGGGTGTATTCGCTGGACTGTGCCATGGTACCTTGGAGGCACATCGAGAACCGCATTGGGGAGCTTCGATCCCGAATTGACATATGGTACACCAACCTTCCGGAGGCTTTGGACTTCACCCGGCGGGACGACCAAGGTACGGATATGCTTCGTGGAAAGCTTTTCTTGGCGTTCCACTACTACAGTGCTCGAATCACCTTGGGGCGTCCGTGCCTGTGTCGCCGCGATGCTCGGCACACTAGCCCTCAGCAAAAACCCTCTTTTAGCCATGAAATGGCAGAGATAACTCTAAATTCTGCACGGCAGATGCTGGACTTGATTCCAGACGAACCTAACGCTGTCCAACTCTACCATGTTTGTCCTTGGTGGTGCGTTCTGCACTATCTCATGCAGACGGCTACAGTTCTCCTGCTCGAGTTGTCGTTCGGTTGCATTCATATGCCAGCCGAAGAGAGAGGTATTTTTGAAGCGTCAAAAAAAGCCATACGCTGGCTTTTTGCCATGTCCGAATGTAGTCTCCCAGCACGGCGTGCATGGGAACTGTGTGACAGTAACCTTCGACGAATCGCCATCGGCATGGATTATGACTTAAGTGACCTTCCAGCCCTAAATTTTAACCCAACCTCGCACGTCCATATGGCCTCAAATACTGGTGGTAATGCTGGTATGGGTGTATCTGTCAGCCAGACAGCGCCGCCTATGCCTATTTTCTACGACACAGTTGGAGGCCCAAACCAACATCCGGTTCAGACTCAATACCATTATGACCAGAACCAACAAGCGTACTCTGGAGTGCCAGCACTTGATCCGATTTCGACGACCCTTGCACTTTCTGCTTCTGGAACTGATGCCTTTTTCCCTTACGACCCCATCAGTGGGGAGTTTATtcgctccttcttccccattcccAATGAAGAGGAGCCATGGGAACAAAATTAACATGTTCTCAAAATTCTTCAATTCTCTGTACAAAATAACTTTTGCTATAACTACTACTAACGTCCGTTGTTAGGAGTTTGCTTATCTGTGTTTTCTAcatttctcttttatattttttttttttttttttttttttttttttttttttttttttttttttttttttttcacaaACTTTAACGATAAATTCTCTATATCGATTTGTTTAGGCGCGCGGTCTTTGGCACGGGTTGGGTTCCACGGCATATCATCAGCGTGTAAGGAGTTATCGAAAGAGAGATCGGGAACTTGTATGCGATAGACGATGGGTGGCTGGCTCGTGACTTTTATCTTGTTTAATTGGATTGCTCGGGAAATCTTACGGATGTCTAACGAAGTTCGAAATCAAGTTATCattccaagaagaacatcgTTCCTAAAAGAGACAACCTCCATGTAAGAAAGAATTAAGCATCTAAGCTCTATGctatatactattattaACCTGGTATCTAATATCTATCATACACACGAAACAGCACTGAGAATTTCCAGGGTAGTAGAAGCAGTAAGTATAGTACATGTATACAAGGTAGTCTATCAAAACACCACATCACCCTAACCATGAGCGAGCTCTTATTGCGCAGTGATATCACTACCCCGCAGTCGttgtcttttcattcttttcaactctttatttcttctgtATACGAAGCCTCCACACTCGCGGTTCATATTCGCTCGCCGAAGACCGAGGGCCTCGAATTTCTTCATACAGAAGTCGAGGATAGGCCGGACGGGGTTATGCTGAGGATGGATAGTTCTGGGATATGCGTTTGcttgaggagatggaggtgaGTTATCGGGAATGGTGTGCGAGTGTTTAGCTTCGTATTCGTTGTACTCTTTCACGGCGGCTTGGGCGATGATGCGGACGGTGGATATATTGGGAATAACCAGCTTGGTCTGGAGTTGTTTGAAGTATGCTTCGTCGAAGTGAGGGTCGCCCTTTTTCAGGTCCCGTTCGGTGTTCAGGTAGAGACGGGGGATGCCGCCTTTGTGGAGACGGCGGGTGGATGGGGACTGCACGTCGACACACCAGGTGTCCCAGAGTCGTTTGCCGGCTGCGCTGCCTCGGGTGTCGACTACGGCGGCGAGGATGGGGTGGAAGGCTGTTGAGGGTATGTTGGGGGTTGTGCTTCGGGCGAGCTTTTGGGAGCGGAtgttggaggaggcggcgagGTCGTGGAGGGCGCCggggatggaaaggaagaggcgTTGCAGGCCGTGGAGGGAGCGCTTCTGGTAGTCGTCTCTTGGGTGAAGTTCGTTGAAGTCACCGTTGAGAATTCGCAGCAAGATGCCCTTTGCTTGTGCTAGGTTCTGGATATTGTCTTCCGCTTTTGTTGTGTCGATCTCTGTGGTGACGGCATGATCTAATCTGATGATTTCGGCGGCTAATGCGGTCACATTGCTGTGGCCCCAGGATTTGAGGCGGTAATCGCGGAGATATTCTAGTATCACAGTTACCTGGTTCCATTGGCACATTGCGATTCGGTAGTTCAACAGGGCTCGTAGGGTATTCGCGGAGAGAGGCTGTGAAAGAGACTGGACAACGGAATCGCAGAGCGTGCTATTCTTGGTAGCGGCAGCGTAACGAATAATGGATGGTGCCAAAGCTTGATTCCCGTATGCGCTGTAAGGAACCGGGGGCCCATCAATGTCGTTCGAGAAGAGTAGCCAGTCGCCGAATGTGAACGCTCGAGACACTGTCACCAAGTCTAGAAGTTCGGCCAGCGTAATAGGCGAAATTTGCGGCATTGAGGACTCAAATGGCTTCAAGGAGGCCAGATTGGCAGTATCGAAAGTCGGAAGGTGCTCGTCATTGGAGGGGTCCACGCGCGACGAGAAGAATTCGCCTATGCGTTGCATTTTGCTTTTGTCAACTGCGCTCTGCAGCCAAGCAAATGAATCCATAGCATCTCCACACAGGCGTCGCCGGGAGTGGAATCGGATGTTGTGTTCGACGAGCTTAGCCAAGGCTGTTGTCTCATCATAGATCTGGGACGGCTCAAGTTGCTCCAAGTCCTCCTCATCAGGCAAGTACAGGTCATTGCTGTCCCAAGGCGGAACAACATGAGGAATGGCTCGGATAAGCTCATCAAATGCTTGGGGATCCGCCACAGGATCGAGGCATCCTGATTCAAGAACACGAAGAATGAACCAGTTAGACTCCTTAGTCGTAGCTAAGGGGGTATCATCGGTCGCTCTTGGGGCTATTGCAAACTTGAGTGAAACAATATGACGCAGAAGCGCAGCCGAAGTTATACCCCAGAAGCCTAATCCTCGATAGCCCCAGTTTGGAAGATTATCCATTAAGGAAGCGGCTACCTCAAGACTGATTGTTCGCCTCCCGAGTCCATTGAATGGGGAGGGGGGACTGCGCTTTCGAAGAAGTGAAGGACCGTCGACTTGGGCCGGATGGCGCCAGGATACTTCCGAGTCAACCTTAGTGTTCCATACAGACTCTGGATGTTGAAGCAAGGGTCTCCAGCTTTGGAATCTCCAAGCCAGATCCCCTTTCCGTGTCTTCATCTGATCAATGAGCCATACGCCCTCTGTGATATGTCCGTGTTCCACACAGCACCAAAGAATCAACTCTATCCAGATCTCAGGCCCAAGCTCTCGAATGCCCATCttgaagggaaggaaaggcgAGTCTTCACCCGCAGCAGCTGCCTTGGCCGCCACTTCTGCTTCGTGTACAAGCCAGGCTGCATCCGAAAGAACGCTCATGATATGTGTTGAGAGTAGATGCATCGTCGGCGGTCGAAAGGCGACTTGATGGCTATCTGTGGGGACATATTTATATACCCTATCAGATACTGCACCGGAGTGGTGCAGACGAGCAAGTATGCGAAATACATAAGACATCGCTATCTTCGACTCATTTGGTGAGGAGtcagcagcatcaagcaCAATTGAGCCCAAGCTCTGCCATACTTGCGCCATGAACCGTCGGGAATGTTCGTCCGCAAATGCTCTCTCAGTTAATGTATCCAACTTTGTCAACTCAGAGACCGTTGTTGGATCTGGCGTGAGCCTCGGAGCCGAGTCTATCTGATGAGTCAATTGATCAAGCGAGACACTGGATTCGTAACCCCAGCTGTTGTTAGACAGATGCTTAAGTGAGGGGGAGACATCGTTCAGTGCATCTGCGGCGTCGAGCAACTGATTCAATAATGCATAAACAGCAGGCCAATTGTTCAACCGGAACCCTAGATGGGCTAAAAGATCTAGATTGCCGAACGTTCTTGCGTTGTACAATAAATCACTCAAGTCGATTGCTCGACTGATGGACGTTGAGGTCGTTACCGATGCAGTGTCCGATTCGAAAGCTGTACTGTCACCTCCGGAATCTCCTAGCAGGTATTGTTCCAGTAACAAAGCCCATGTTTCCGGGTTTTCCTGCGATTCGCGTGCCGGGGGTTCATTTCTCGCATGAATACGATCAAGCAGTAATCGTCGGCTGATTGAAGGGCTGGAGCCCACGGAGAACTGGCGACCCCATTGCCGCCTTCCCCGGGAAGGTCTCCAATTCGGGAGCCCTTTGCTCTGGGAGTAGCTGAGCAGGCGATATGAGGAGACTGATGCAGTATGGAGCAAGTGAGACCTGCGGTCCAGACACAGCAGACGAGCTGGACACAGGGACCTTTTCATGACACGACGGAGGATCTATCGGACGAGACCTGCGGGCGGAGGGAATCCAAATTTCGATGTGACCGGCGGACGGACGTTCTGTAGCGCATGTCTAGCCATTCAACTGATACCGCATCGCTCTGGGAGGTTATTTAAAGCGAACAAACACCACTGAGTAATCCGAATTGTTATGGTAGGCTGTCCGAAACGGTCGCTTCACCTTGGAGAGGATTTGTTGAATCTCGATCGCAGAAAAAGCTTCCCCGATAACGCTGACTCAGCATTGTCCAGCCAATCATCGCTGGGATATTTACTGCTGTCACATGTCTAGCTTTGCTACATTTGGTAGTATATCCTCATAGGGATATCCTACTATTTGTAATAGGTATTCAACTATCTACGTGATTCAAATGACACGAGCACAATTTAGAGGCACATTGTCTCCAATATAAGCCGATGTGGTATTCAACTGCTATCAAACATGGTGACACCCGTTACCGGGTGTCACCCCGAACGAATGACTGATCCAGCAATCCATCCATTCATCGATCAACCAAGCTCACTCTCTCAGCAATGATCCAAACTTTACGGAGCCGCCTAGACGAAGATGGGGCGGACCTGACGGGCGTGCCTGCgctggaaagcaaagaccGGAGAGCTAGAAGGAGGTGGAACTCCGCTCGAGGAAGGAGTTGGCCACGAACCCGTAGGGAAAACGCCGGTGGGACGCGGAACTCCGCTGGGCCATGGGGTAGGAGTGACCGAAGGAGTGCTGGAAGGCGTTCCGGAAGGCGTACCAGAGGGCTAGAACGGTTGTTTAGCTGGGTTTTTCGCAACTTGATAGCTTGTTTACTCACCacaggaaagggaaggataGTAACATAGCCAAGGTCTTCCTGAGCAAGGGccggggaaaagaaaagagcagcAGCTCCCAAGAAAGTGAAGGCCTTCATGATGGTATGGATGTTGGTATGTAAAGGAGTGGTATAGTAGTTATTGGTTGGGTCAAATGAAAGGAATGAAAGTGTACAATATGGAAATTCCGTGCACAGCACTGgtcgagaaaagaaagaatgattgagaaggaaaggCCATCAGTTGCGATTTATGAGCTTATATATCTATGGAAGGGCCAAGAACCACTTTTTTCTTACAGCCATGATAGCCCCGATCAACAGGACTATATTCTTGTTTGGGAATACGGTTGCAAAGAGTCCTTGTTGTGTTAGGGCTCGGTGGATTCAAGAGTAGACCCTTCAAGACCCTGATCAACTCGGCAAGACCGAGAGATCCTAGACTAAGGGGTCCTGGAACAGCTTACCGTTGACCTATCCAGACGTCGAAGCATAAGACACGGGAAAGACGGTGCGCTAGCTCCAGAGTACTGCCGTGCTGATGGCCTACGACCCGAGCGCATCTCTCTGGCGCCTCTTCAAGCAATAATTGTAAGTGGAGGGAAATAAGCCCTGTAATGTGCATCGGAGGGTCCAATCACTCCGCCAGGGTGACGCTAAGACGGCATTACATTAAGAAATGTATACCCGATTGAAGATCATCAGTTCCCTTGACATAATTTCATCCGTCAATGGGATCATGCTGCAGGAGGGTTGGCTGGAGGTGGGCGGGTGGGCATGCAGACTCGTAATTTCGCCAGAGAATGATGAACTGAGTGACTCCCTTCCTTCAGTTTAGGCAATGGAAATTGGCAATATCCTCGTGTTTTGTTGCACACCTCCTGCCGATCAATTACCGTGTagtggaggggagagaagTTGATCTGGAGTGCGGAGTGGGTTAATGTTGCGTCGGCTGAAACGAACCAAGACGAGCTCAAGTCGACGATCACTCAACCCTATCCTCGGTACTCCAATCATAACTATCATCGGTGCCACAGAGCTCGCTTGGCGCACCGGGTCAATGTCGCAAGTTGAGCAGGGT encodes:
- a CDS encoding uncharacterized protein (predicted protein), with translation MKRSLCPARLLCLDRRSHLLHTASVSSYRLLSYSQSKGLPNWRPSRGRRQWGRQFSVGSSPSISRRLLLDRIHARNEPPARESQENPETWALLLEQYLLGDSGGDSTAFESDTASVTTSTSISRAIDLSDLLYNARTFGNLDLLAHLGFRLNNWPAVYALLNQLLDAADALNDVSPSLKHLSNNSWGYESSVSLDQLTHQIDSAPRLTPDPTTVSELTKLDTLTERAFADEHSRRFMAQVWQSLGSIVLDAADSSPNESKIAMSYVFRILARLHHSGAVSDRVYKYVPTDSHQVAFRPPTMHLLSTHIMSVLSDAAWLVHEAEVAAKAAAAGEDSPFLPFKMGIRELGPEIWIELILWCCVEHGHITEGVWLIDQMKTRKGDLAWRFQSWRPLLQHPESVWNTKVDSEVSWRHPAQVDGPSLLRKRSPPSPFNGLGRRTISLEVAASLMDNLPNWGYRGLGFWGITSAALLRHIVSLKFAIAPRATDDTPLATTKESNWFILRVLESGCLDPVADPQAFDELIRAIPHVVPPWDSNDLYLPDEEDLEQLEPSQIYDETTALAKLVEHNIRFHSRRRLCGDAMDSFAWLQSAVDKSKMQRIGEFFSSRVDPSNDEHLPTFDTANLASLKPFESSMPQISPITLAELLDLVTVSRAFTFGDWLLFSNDIDGPPVPYSAYGNQALAPSIIRYAAATKNSTLCDSVVQSLSQPLSANTLRALLNYRIAMCQWNQVTVILEYLRDYRLKSWGHSNVTALAAEIIRLDHAVTTEIDTTKAEDNIQNLAQAKGILLRILNGDFNELHPRDDYQKRSLHGLQRLFLSIPGALHDLAASSNIRSQKLARSTTPNIPSTAFHPILAAVVDTRGSAAGKRLWDTWCVDVQSPSTRRLHKGGIPRLYLNTERDLKKGDPHFDEAYFKQLQTKLVIPNISTVRIIAQAAVKEYNEYEAKHSHTIPDNSPPSPQANAYPRTIHPQHNPVRPILDFCMKKFEALGLRRANMNRECGGFVYRRNKELKRMKRQRLRGSDITAQ
- a CDS encoding uncharacterized protein (predicted protein); amino-acid sequence: MKAFTFLGAAALFFSPALAQEDLGYVTILPFPVPSGTPSGTPSSTPSVTPTPWPSGVPRPTGVFPTGSWPTPSSSGVPPPSSSPVFAFQRRHARQVRPIFV